One genomic region from Eptesicus fuscus isolate TK198812 chromosome 18, DD_ASM_mEF_20220401, whole genome shotgun sequence encodes:
- the ACAA1 gene encoding 3-ketoacyl-CoA thiolase, peroxisomal, producing the protein MRRLQVVLGHLNGRPDSGSKPALQAAPCWSGSPRASPEDVVVVHGRRTAIGRGGRGGFKDTTPDELLSAVMTAVLQDVKLSPTQLGDICVGNVLQPGAGAVMARIAQFLSDIPETVPLTAVNRQCSSGLQAVANIAGGIRNGSYDIGMACGVESMSLADRGNPGNITSRLVDKEKARDCLIPMGITSENVAERFGISREKQDTFALASQQKAARAQSKGCFQAEIVPVTTTVHDDKGTERRITVAQDEGIRPSTTLEGLAKLKPAFKEGGSTTAGNSSQVSDGAAAILLARRSKAEELGLPILGILRSYAVVGVPPDIMGIGPAYAIPEALKKAGLSVHDVDIFEINEAFASQAVYCVEKLGLPPEKVNPLGGAVALGHPLGCTGARQVVTLLNELKRRGKRAYGVVSMCIGTGMGAAAVFEYPGN; encoded by the exons ATGCGGAGACTGCAGGTGGTGCTGGGCCACCTGAACGGCCGGCCCGACTCGGGCTCGAAGCCTGCGCTGCAGGCCGCGCCGTGCTGGAGCGGCTCTCCGCGCGCGTCGCCCGAGGACGTGGTGGTGGTGCACGGGCGGCGCACGGCCATCGGCCGAGGGGGCCGCGGCGGCTTCAAG GACACCACCCCCGACGAGCTCCTCTCGGCCGTCATGACCGCGGTTCTCCAGGACGTCAAGCTGAGCCCGACCCAACTGGGAGACATCTGCGTGG GAAATGTGCTCCAGCCGGGGGCCGGGGCAGTCATGGCCCGAATCGCCCAGTTTCTGAG TGACATCCCAGAGACTGTGCCTTTGACCGCTGTCAACAGGCAGTGTTCCTCCGGGCTCCAGGCAGTGGCCAACATCGCTG GTGGCATCAGAAATGGGTCTTATGACattggcatggcttgtgg aGTGGAGTCTATGTCCCTGGCTGACAGAGGGAACCCTGGAAATATTACTTCACGCTTGGTGGATAAGGAGAAGGCCAGGGACTGCCTGATTCCCATGGG GATAACCTCGGAGAACGTAGCCGAGCGGTTTGGCATTTCACGGGAGAAGCAGGATACCTTTGCACTGGCTTCCCAGCAAAA GGCAGCCAGAGCCCAGAGCAAGGGCTGTTTCCAAGCTGAGATTGTGCCTGTGACCACCACGGTCCATGATGACAAGGGCACCGAGAGGAGGATCACCGTGGCCCAGGATGAGGGCATCCGCCCCAGCACCACCCTGGAGGGCCTGGCCAAGCTGAAGCCTGCCTTCAAGGAGGGCGGCTCCACCACTGCCG GAAACTCTAGCCAAGTGAGCGATGGGGCAGCTGCCATCCTGCTGGCCCGGAGGTCCAAGGCAGAAGAGTTGGGCCTGCCCATCCTTGGGATCCTGAGGTCCTATGCAGTGGTTGGGGTCCCACCTGACATCATGGGCATTGGACCTGCCTATGCCATCCCGGAAGCCTTGAAAAAAGCAG GGCTGTCGGTGCACGACGTGGACATCTTCGAGATCAACGAGGCCTTTGCCAGCCAG GCTGTCTACTGTGTGGAGAAGCTAGGACTGCCCCCCGAGAAGGTGAACCCTCTGGGGGGTGCGGTCGCCTTGGGCCACCCACTGGGCTGCACTGGGGCTCGACAAGTCGTTACGCTGCTCAACGAGCTGAAGCGCCGTGGGAAGAG GGCATACGGGGTGGTGTCCATGTGCATTGGCACCGGAATGGGAGCTGCTGCTGTCTTTGAATACCCTGGAAACTGA